In the Anastrepha obliqua isolate idAnaObli1 chromosome 1, idAnaObli1_1.0, whole genome shotgun sequence genome, one interval contains:
- the LOC129247070 gene encoding 60S ribosomal protein L3 isoform X1 — protein MSHRKFSAPRHGSMAFYPKKRSCRHRGKVKAFPKDDPSKPVHLTCFIGYKAGMTHIVREADRPGSKINKKEVVEAVTVLETPPMIVVGAVGYIETPYGLRALVNVWAQHLSEECRRRFYKNWYKSKKKAFTKASKKWEVDLGKKSIENDFRKMLRYCKVIRVIAHSQIRLIKQRQKKAHIMEIQLNGGSIEDKVKWVRENLEKPVQVSNVFGQDEMIDCVGVTKGKGFKGVTARWHTKKLPRKTHKGLRKVACIGAWHPSRVSFTVARAGQKGYHHRTEINKKIYRIGAGIHTKDGKVIKNNASTEYDLTDKSITPMGGFPHYGEVTNDFVMLKGCCIGSKKRVLTLRKSLLKHTKRSALEQIKLKFIDTSSKMGHGRFQTPADKLAFMGPLKKDRLKEEAAAAAGAATTSASA, from the exons ATG tcTCATCGTAAATTCTCCGCGCCACGCCATGGCTCTATGGCATTTTACCCCAAGAAGAGGTCTTGCCGTCACCGTGGTAAAGTTAAGGCCTTCCCCAAGGATGACCCAAGCAAGCCAGTACATTTAACCTGCTTCATTGGCTACAAAGCTGGTATGACTCACATTGTACGTGAAGCCGATCGTCCTGGATCca AGATCAATAAGAAGGAGGTTGTTGAAGCCGTAACCGTTTTGGAAACTCCACCAATGATTGTTGTTGGTGCTGTAGGTTACATTGAAACTCCCTATGGTCTTCGGGCTCTTGTAAATGTATGGGCTCAGCATTTGTCAGAAGAGTGCCGTCGTCGCTTCTACAAGAACTG GTACAAATCCAAGAAGAAGGCTTTCACCAAGGCCAGCAAGAAATGGGAAGTTGACTTGGGCAAGAAGAGTATTGAAAATGACTTCCGCAAAATGCTCCGTTACTGCAAAGTCATCCGTGTTATTGCACACTCGCAG atTCGCTTAATTAAGCAACGCCAAAAGAAGGCACACATCATGGAAATCCAATTGAACGGTGGCTCCATTGAAGATAAAGTTAAATGGGTGCGTGAAAACTTGGAAAAACCCGTGCAGGTCAGCAATGTCTTTGGACAGGATGAGATGATTGATTGTGTTGGTGTTACCAAGGGTAAAGGTTTCAAGGGTGTCACTGCTCGTTGGCACACAAAGAAATTACCACGCAAGACGCACAAAGGTCTTCGTAAGGTTGCCTGTATTGGAGCTTGGCATCCATCTCGTGTGTCCTTCACCGTTGCACGTGCCGGTCAGAAGGGCTACCACCACCGTACCGAGATCAACAAGAAAATCTACCGCATCGGTGCCGGTATCCACACCAAGGATGGAAAG GTTATCAAGAACAACGCCTCCACTGAGTACGATTTAACCGATAAGAGCATCACCCCCATGGGTGGTTTCCCCCATTATGGTGAAGTCACCAATGATTTCGTCATGTTGAAGGGTTGCTGCATTGGCTCCAAGAAGCGCGTGCTTACATTGCGCAAGTCGCTATTGAAGCATACTAAGCGTTCTGCTTTGGAACAAATCAAACTCAAGTTCATCGACACATCGTCAAAGATGGGTCATGGTCGTTTCCAGACCCCAGCCGACAAGTTGGCATTCATGGGCCCACTCAAGAAGGACCGTCTCAAGGAGGAGGCTGCCGCCGCTGCTGGTGCTGCCACCACTTCGGCCAGTGCTTAA
- the LOC129247070 gene encoding 60S ribosomal protein L3 isoform X2: MSHRKFSAPRHGSMAFYPKKRSCRHRGKVKAFPKDDPSKPVHLTCFIGYKAGMTHIVREADRPGSKINKKEVVEAVTVLETPPMIVVGAVGYIETPYGLRALVNVWAQHLSEECRRRFYKNCSSISMLRGLLKYVIVV, from the exons ATG tcTCATCGTAAATTCTCCGCGCCACGCCATGGCTCTATGGCATTTTACCCCAAGAAGAGGTCTTGCCGTCACCGTGGTAAAGTTAAGGCCTTCCCCAAGGATGACCCAAGCAAGCCAGTACATTTAACCTGCTTCATTGGCTACAAAGCTGGTATGACTCACATTGTACGTGAAGCCGATCGTCCTGGATCca AGATCAATAAGAAGGAGGTTGTTGAAGCCGTAACCGTTTTGGAAACTCCACCAATGATTGTTGTTGGTGCTGTAGGTTACATTGAAACTCCCTATGGTCTTCGGGCTCTTGTAAATGTATGGGCTCAGCATTTGTCAGAAGAGTGCCGTCGTCGCTTCTACAAGAACTG cTCTTCGATCAGCATGCTGAGAGggcttttaaaatatgtaatagtCGTGTGA
- the LOC129235608 gene encoding 28S ribosomal protein S33, mitochondrial: MSGNKYNELIKLGTQYARRMNFLSNRIFGEVARTTNDKSMKVVRMFAEEPVHKRDSLKNWYPRHVETHILMKNLRAYGLFRDEHEDFKEEMKRMRRLRGKAPPKKGEGKRASKK, encoded by the coding sequence ATGTCCGGCAACAAATACAATGAATTAATTAAGTTGGGTACACAATATGCACGTCGGATGAACTTTCTTTCCAATCGTATTTTCGGCGAAGTGGCGCGTACCACCAATGATAAGTCCATGAAAGTAGTTCGTATGTTCGCTGAAGAGCCAGTGCATAAGCGGGATTCTTTGAAGAATTGGTATCCAAGGCATGTGGAAACACATATTCTGATGAAAAATCTACGCGCCTATGGTTTATTCCGTGATGAGCATGAAGACTTTAAGGAGGAAATGAAACGAATGCGAAGGTTGCGTGGCAAGGCGCCACCAAAGAAGGGAGAAGGCAAACGTGCATCCAAAAAATAG
- the LOC129235607 gene encoding uncharacterized protein LOC129235607 isoform X2: MIYFISLTKMFSSHSHLKRRTPEGGIPRPDYIEHLVEEYLTTTNVEAKEQVTANLANFAYDPINWEYLCEAGALDVFEDCIKSPNERLQLHALAGFCNMCLDTTSFKFITKSEVFGPINLLMQTTETTDIYLNCIALFYQLLTADICTQKEKSLIVTPPVLRTITKLKNLSPDPRRLNSQITTKYKEIKLVKRFTQLELDQFSSLTADSNPIHSVDTPISERKVHGAFLNAIVAGIIGTQMPGAGTIVLSQKFNFPNACHVDVDTFISVRLVKERKISLVEYECRQGEQIVFIGEAKLLIKR; the protein is encoded by the exons atgatttatttcatttcactaaCTAAAATGTTTTCTAGTCACTCACATTTAAAAAGACGAACACCCGAAGGCGGAATTCCACGTCCAGATTATATCGAACACCTGGTGGAAGAGTATCTCACCACTACCAACGTTG AGGCAAAGGAGCAAGTAACAGCCAATTTAGCTAATTTTGCTTATGATCCAATCAATTGGGAATACCTATGCGAAGCTGGTGCTTTGGATGTATTTGAGGACTGCATTAAGAGTCCAAATGAGCGGTTACAACTACACGCGCTTGCTGGTTTTTGCAATATGTGCTTAG ATACTACATCGTTTAAGTTTATTACTAAATCTGAAGTTTTCGGCCCAATCAACTTATTAATGCAGACTACAGAAACCACCGACATATACCTCAATTGCATTGCTCTTTTCTACCAGTTACTCACTGCAGACATTTGCacgcaaaaagaaaaaagtttaattgtCACCCCGCCCGTGTTGAGAACAATTACGAAGCTGAAAAACCTAAGCCCTGATCCGCGT CGCCTCAACAGTCAAATAACAACGAAGTATAAAGAGATCAAGTTAGTTAAACGCTTCACCCAGCTCGAATTAGACCAGTTTTCATCATTGACAGCCGATAGCAATCCCATACATAGTGTAGACACTCCAATATCCGAGCGTAAAGTACATGGAGCTTTTCTCAATGCAATTGTGGCTGGCATTATTGGCACTCAGATGCCCGGAGCGGGAACCATTGTATTAAGTCAAAAATTTAACTTTCCGAATGCATGTCATGTGGACGTAGATACTTTCATTTCGGTTCGTTTAGTTAAAGAGCGAAAAATTTCGCTCGTAGAATACGAGTGTCGCCAAGGCGAACAGATCGTCTTCATTGGTGAAGCTAAACTCTTAATAAAACGATAA
- the LOC129235607 gene encoding armadillo repeat-containing protein 7 isoform X1, which produces MFVNNEFAEYCKSHSHLKRRTPEGGIPRPDYIEHLVEEYLTTTNVEAKEQVTANLANFAYDPINWEYLCEAGALDVFEDCIKSPNERLQLHALAGFCNMCLDTTSFKFITKSEVFGPINLLMQTTETTDIYLNCIALFYQLLTADICTQKEKSLIVTPPVLRTITKLKNLSPDPRVKNLATLFCEDFGSRIEEKEDFKNVLSGFKAPQQSNNNEV; this is translated from the exons ATGTTTGTAAACAATGAATTCGCCGAGTACTGCAAAAG TCACTCACATTTAAAAAGACGAACACCCGAAGGCGGAATTCCACGTCCAGATTATATCGAACACCTGGTGGAAGAGTATCTCACCACTACCAACGTTG AGGCAAAGGAGCAAGTAACAGCCAATTTAGCTAATTTTGCTTATGATCCAATCAATTGGGAATACCTATGCGAAGCTGGTGCTTTGGATGTATTTGAGGACTGCATTAAGAGTCCAAATGAGCGGTTACAACTACACGCGCTTGCTGGTTTTTGCAATATGTGCTTAG ATACTACATCGTTTAAGTTTATTACTAAATCTGAAGTTTTCGGCCCAATCAACTTATTAATGCAGACTACAGAAACCACCGACATATACCTCAATTGCATTGCTCTTTTCTACCAGTTACTCACTGCAGACATTTGCacgcaaaaagaaaaaagtttaattgtCACCCCGCCCGTGTTGAGAACAATTACGAAGCTGAAAAACCTAAGCCCTGATCCGCGTGTTAAGAACCTTGCCACGTTATTCTGCGAGGATTTCGGTTCGCGCATTGAAGAAAAGGAAGATTTCAAAAATGTACTTTCAGGTTTTAAAGCGCCTCAACAGTCAAATAACAACGAAGTATAA
- the LOC129250199 gene encoding protein CLEC16A homolog isoform X1, whose product MFRSRSWFGGNWNRPKNRLSLEHLKYLYSILEKNTTVSESNRGLLVESLRCIAEILIWGDQHDSSVFDFFLEKNMLSYFLHIMRQKSGGSSFVCVQLLQTLNILFENIRNETSLYYLLSNNHVNSIIVHKFDFSDEDVMGYYILFLKTLSLKLNTHTIHFFYNEHTNDFPLYTEAIKFFNHPESMVRIAVRTISLNVYKVQNASMLRFIRDKTAAPYFSNLVWFIGKHILELDTCVRTDIDHQSNQKLSNLVAEHLDHLHYLNDILLLEIDDLNAVLTEHLLHKLFVPLYIFSLTPAPPPTSLAVVTQNLAAVLNRPVDIDIQDINNPRVSSIVALYLLSLVFLVITHAPLVHALAWVILNGDHGVFKEGAAEILNAYVEHRLAVVPGFGEPRESLEQALETVGANSSSYSYDGDNLNTVEATAGTSGAALALATNAEANLVVTTTTTTTKIATEGADSDAELSARKISVGSASAAAQVVLNNVKLGNITDEEKEELQKLVQPTQAYSELSRPFLEMVLSALDCTENDYLALLALCLIYAMAYNRGVKNEWFEQVLSKSAKGSYSYKTELIERLLHIISLSNQPSCRIRLITIEIALQLLVTFSKPYTDEACITEVQQDALFSARNQSMVVLRNFYKSEDIFLDLFEDEFNEMRKTNLNVEFLCMDSTILLPPTGTPLTGINFTRRLPCGEVEKARRAIRVFFLLRRTCQQFLNEKETLLPLTNTMHLVQVDNVLDLNNSDLIACTVITKDSTKQRRFLVIDSLQLILVEPDAKLLGWGVAKFVGFLQDVEVVGDKDDSRCLHITVHRGGATHNRTPLLSAKFLFDDHIRCMAAKQRLTKGRSKARQKKMYQIAQLIEIPGQVIDSPVYAVAGLRAGSVASSSSRSSREHRPILSTANRVPGFAAALKRESNNSGGVCRIQMAQNRSIEGIRNENVGRPRRRNSNSSSQSSTSQTRESNGSTAREHSPSSSSQSRENSQNRASTRSRDSSPRVPRPRSEEIPLEDFQHSRNNSPHSRANSSHVNTPTRAHTPSRALNYEQIAIPVHNGIPRETHSPAPLHASQLNGVAIAKEVVVPVANSEETSFIGSEEGASSDQRRRGIIETV is encoded by the exons atgtttcggAGTCGAAGTTGGTTTGGAGGGAATTGGAATCGCCCAAAGAATCGCCTTTCACTGGAACACCTTAAGTACCTGTACAGTATACTAGAAAAAAATACCACAGTTTCGGAGAGTAATCGCGGTCTCTTAGTGGAGTCTCTGCGTTGCATTGCAGAAATACTGATCTGGGGAGATCAGCATGACTCTTCTGTGTTTGA tttCTTTCTTGAGAAAAATATGCTGTCCTACTTTTTACACATAATGCGTCAAAAAAGTGGAGGCTCGAGCTTTGTGTGTGTGCAACTATTGCAAaccttaaatattttgtttgaaaacatACGTAATGAGACATCGTTGT ATTATCTCTTGAGCAATAATCATGTCAACTCAATAATTGTGCATAAATTTGATTTCTCCGACGAGGATGTAATGGgctattacattttatttctaaaaacgcTGAGCCTTAAACTCAATACACATACCATACATTTCTTTTACAATGAA CATACAAATGACTTTCCACTTTACACAGAggctattaaatttttcaaccaTCCCGAGTCTATGGTACGGATAGCGGTACGCACCATCTCATTGAATGTATATAAAGTTCAGAATGCCAGCATGTTGCGGTTTATCAGAGACAA AACTGCTGCGCCTTATTTCAGTAACCTGGTATGGTTTATAGGCAAACATATTTTGGAGTTGGACACTTGTGTGCGCACTGACATTGA CCACCAATCGAATCAGAAGCTTTCCAATTTGGTAGCTGAACATCTCGATCATCTGCATTACCTTAATGATATATTACTACTCGAAATAGACGATTTAAATGCCGTACTTACGGAACATTTACTGCACAAGCTCTTTGTGCCGCTATATATCTTCTCACTTACACCTGCGCCACCGCCTACCTCACTCGCCGTGgttacacaaaatttagctgCGGTCTTAAATCGACCGGTCGATATCGACATACAAGATATCAACAATCCACGTGTCTCATCCATTGTCGCCTTGTATCTGTTGTCGTTGGTATTCCTGGTGATCACGCATGCACCGCTTGTGCATGCTTTGGCTTGGGTAATACTCAATGGCGACCACGGCGTTTTTAAAGAGGGCGCTGCTGAAATATTAAATGCTTATGTAGAGCATCGTTTAGCTGTTGTGCCTGGCTTTGGTGAGCCACGTGAAAGTCTGGAACAAGCACTAGAGACTGTGGGTGCGAACTCGTCGAGTTATAGCTATGACGGTGATAATTTAAATACGGTTGAGGCCACTGCTGGTACAAGTGGTGCTGCGTTGGCTTTGGCGACAAATGCAGAGGCAAATTTAGttgtgacaacaacaacaacaacaacgaaaatagCAACGGAAGGCGCAGATAGTGATGCCGAACTGTCAGCACGTAAAATTTCTGTAGGCAGTGCAAGTGCCGCGGCGCAAGTTGTGCTGAATAATGTTAAATTGGGTAACATCACTGACGAAGAGAAAGAAGAGCTACAGAAGCTCGTGCAGCCCACGCAAGCATATAGTGAATTGAGCCGGCCATTTTTAGAAATGGTGCTATCAGCGTTGGATTGCACAGAGAATGATTATCTGGCGCTTTTGGCGTTGTGCCTCATTTACGCGATGGCTTACAACAGAG GTGTGAAAAACGAGTGGTTCGAACAAGTGCTCTCCAAATCTGCCAAGGGTTCCTATAGTTATAAAACGGAACTAATAGAACGCCTGCTGCACATAATTTCACTCTCCAATCAGCCTT CCTGCCGCATACGTCTCATAACAATTGAAATCGCATTGCAACTGCTTGTGACCTTCAGCAAGCCGTATACCGATGAGGCCTGCATCACAGAAGTGCAACAAGACGCATTGTTTTCAGCGCGTAATCAGTCTATGGTAGTACTGCGTAATTTCTATAAATCTGAAGACATCTTTCTTGATCTTTTTGAGGATGAGTTTAATGAAATGcgcaaaacaaatttgaatgtaGAATTTTTGTGTATGGATTCAACGATACTCTTACCACCGACTGGCACTCCACTGACGGGCATCAATTTCACACGCCGTCTACCATGCGGTGAAGTGGAAAAAGCGCGTCGCGCTATACGTGTTTTCTTTCTGCTACGCCGTACATGCCAAcagtttttaaatgagaaagaaACATTGCTGCCCTTGACAAACACTATGCATTTAGTGCAGGTTGACAACGTACTGGACTTAA ATAACAGCGACTTGATTGCCTGCACTGTTATCACCAAGGACAGCACCAAGCAGCGACGATTTCTTGTCATAGATTCGCTGCAACTAATACTCGTTGAGCCAGATGCCAAATTGCTTGGCTGGGGTGTAGCTAAATTTGTGGGCTTCCTGCAGGATGTTGAGGTGGTGGGCGACAAGGATGATTCGCGCTGCCTGCACATCACTGTACATCGTGGCGGCGCGACGCACAATCGTACGCCGCTACTATCAGCGAAATTCCTATTCGACGATCACATACGCTGCATGGCTGCGAAGCAAAGGTTAACGAAG GGCCGCAGCAAGGCACGTCAGAAGAAAATGTACCAAATTGCGCAACTCATCGAAATACCGGGCCAAGTAATCGACTCGCCCGTCTATGCCGTGGCTGGCCTTCGTGCTGGTAGCGTCGCTAGCAGCAGTTCTCGTTCTTCACGCGAACACCGTCCCATATTGTCCACAGCGAATCGTGTACCCGGCTTTGCTGCAGCTTTAAAACGTGAATCAAACAATAGCGGCGGCGTGTGCCGCATACAAATGGCGCAGAATCGTTCCATTGAAGG TATACGTAATGAAAATGTCGGTCGTCCGCGTCGACGCAACTCCAATTCCAGCTCACAATCATCAACATCACAAACGCGTGAATCAAATGGATCGACAGCACGCGAACATTCGCCTAGCAGTTCGTCACAGTCGCGTGAGAATTCACAGAATCGGGCCTCAACACGTTCGCGTGATAGTAGTCCGCGCGTACCCAGACCACG TTCTGAAGAAATTCCACTTGAGGACTTTCAACATTCGCGTAACAACAGTCCACATTCACGTGCAAACTCCTCACATGTTAATACGCCAACACGTGCACACACGCCGTCACGCGCATTAAATTATGAGCAGATCGCTATTCCGGTGCATAATGGTATACCGCGCGAGACGCATTCCCCGGCGCCGCTGCACGCGTCACAGCTAAATGGTGTTGCTATTGCGAAGGAAGTTGTAGTACCCGTTGCCAACTCTGAGGAGACATCGTTCATTGGCAGCGAGGAAGGAGCGTCGAGTGATCAAAGACGGCGGGGCATTATCGAAACAGTATAA
- the LOC129250199 gene encoding protein CLEC16A homolog isoform X2, translating into MFRSRSWFGGNWNRPKNRLSLEHLKYLYSILEKNTTVSESNRGLLVESLRCIAEILIWGDQHDSSVFDFFLEKNMLSYFLHIMRQKSGGSSFVCVQLLQTLNILFENIRNETSLYYLLSNNHVNSIIVHKFDFSDEDVMGYYILFLKTLSLKLNTHTIHFFYNEHTNDFPLYTEAIKFFNHPESMVRIAVRTISLNVYKVQNASMLRFIRDKTAAPYFSNLVWFIGKHILELDTCVRTDIDHQSNQKLSNLVAEHLDHLHYLNDILLLEIDDLNAVLTEHLLHKLFVPLYIFSLTPAPPPTSLAVVTQNLAAVLNRPVDIDIQDINNPRVSSIVALYLLSLVFLVITHAPLVHALAWVILNGDHGVFKEGAAEILNAYVEHRLAVVPGFGEPRESLEQALETVGANSSSYSYDGDNLNTVEATAGTSGAALALATNAEANLVVTTTTTTTKIATEGADSDAELSARKISVGSASAAAQVVLNNVKLGNITDEEKEELQKLVQPTQAYSELSRPFLEMVLSALDCTENDYLALLALCLIYAMAYNRGVKNEWFEQVLSKSAKGSYSYKTELIERLLHIISLSNQPSCRIRLITIEIALQLLVTFSKPYTDEACITEVQQDALFSARNQSMVVLRNFYKSEDIFLDLFEDEFNEMRKTNLNVEFLCMDSTILLPPTGTPLTGINFTRRLPCGEVEKARRAIRVFFLLRRTCQQFLNEKETLLPLTNTMHLVQVDNVLDLNNSDLIACTVITKDSTKQRRFLVIDSLQLILVEPDAKLLGWGVAKFVGFLQDVEVVGDKDDSRCLHITVHRGGATHNRTPLLSAKFLFDDHIRCMAAKQRLTKGRSKARQKKMYQIAQLIEIPGQVIDSPVYAVAGLRAGSVASSSSRSSREHRPILSTANRVPGFAAALKRESNNSGGVCRIQMAQNRSIEGSQSSTSQTRESNGSTAREHSPSSSSQSRENSQNRASTRSRDSSPRVPRPRSEEIPLEDFQHSRNNSPHSRANSSHVNTPTRAHTPSRALNYEQIAIPVHNGIPRETHSPAPLHASQLNGVAIAKEVVVPVANSEETSFIGSEEGASSDQRRRGIIETV; encoded by the exons atgtttcggAGTCGAAGTTGGTTTGGAGGGAATTGGAATCGCCCAAAGAATCGCCTTTCACTGGAACACCTTAAGTACCTGTACAGTATACTAGAAAAAAATACCACAGTTTCGGAGAGTAATCGCGGTCTCTTAGTGGAGTCTCTGCGTTGCATTGCAGAAATACTGATCTGGGGAGATCAGCATGACTCTTCTGTGTTTGA tttCTTTCTTGAGAAAAATATGCTGTCCTACTTTTTACACATAATGCGTCAAAAAAGTGGAGGCTCGAGCTTTGTGTGTGTGCAACTATTGCAAaccttaaatattttgtttgaaaacatACGTAATGAGACATCGTTGT ATTATCTCTTGAGCAATAATCATGTCAACTCAATAATTGTGCATAAATTTGATTTCTCCGACGAGGATGTAATGGgctattacattttatttctaaaaacgcTGAGCCTTAAACTCAATACACATACCATACATTTCTTTTACAATGAA CATACAAATGACTTTCCACTTTACACAGAggctattaaatttttcaaccaTCCCGAGTCTATGGTACGGATAGCGGTACGCACCATCTCATTGAATGTATATAAAGTTCAGAATGCCAGCATGTTGCGGTTTATCAGAGACAA AACTGCTGCGCCTTATTTCAGTAACCTGGTATGGTTTATAGGCAAACATATTTTGGAGTTGGACACTTGTGTGCGCACTGACATTGA CCACCAATCGAATCAGAAGCTTTCCAATTTGGTAGCTGAACATCTCGATCATCTGCATTACCTTAATGATATATTACTACTCGAAATAGACGATTTAAATGCCGTACTTACGGAACATTTACTGCACAAGCTCTTTGTGCCGCTATATATCTTCTCACTTACACCTGCGCCACCGCCTACCTCACTCGCCGTGgttacacaaaatttagctgCGGTCTTAAATCGACCGGTCGATATCGACATACAAGATATCAACAATCCACGTGTCTCATCCATTGTCGCCTTGTATCTGTTGTCGTTGGTATTCCTGGTGATCACGCATGCACCGCTTGTGCATGCTTTGGCTTGGGTAATACTCAATGGCGACCACGGCGTTTTTAAAGAGGGCGCTGCTGAAATATTAAATGCTTATGTAGAGCATCGTTTAGCTGTTGTGCCTGGCTTTGGTGAGCCACGTGAAAGTCTGGAACAAGCACTAGAGACTGTGGGTGCGAACTCGTCGAGTTATAGCTATGACGGTGATAATTTAAATACGGTTGAGGCCACTGCTGGTACAAGTGGTGCTGCGTTGGCTTTGGCGACAAATGCAGAGGCAAATTTAGttgtgacaacaacaacaacaacaacgaaaatagCAACGGAAGGCGCAGATAGTGATGCCGAACTGTCAGCACGTAAAATTTCTGTAGGCAGTGCAAGTGCCGCGGCGCAAGTTGTGCTGAATAATGTTAAATTGGGTAACATCACTGACGAAGAGAAAGAAGAGCTACAGAAGCTCGTGCAGCCCACGCAAGCATATAGTGAATTGAGCCGGCCATTTTTAGAAATGGTGCTATCAGCGTTGGATTGCACAGAGAATGATTATCTGGCGCTTTTGGCGTTGTGCCTCATTTACGCGATGGCTTACAACAGAG GTGTGAAAAACGAGTGGTTCGAACAAGTGCTCTCCAAATCTGCCAAGGGTTCCTATAGTTATAAAACGGAACTAATAGAACGCCTGCTGCACATAATTTCACTCTCCAATCAGCCTT CCTGCCGCATACGTCTCATAACAATTGAAATCGCATTGCAACTGCTTGTGACCTTCAGCAAGCCGTATACCGATGAGGCCTGCATCACAGAAGTGCAACAAGACGCATTGTTTTCAGCGCGTAATCAGTCTATGGTAGTACTGCGTAATTTCTATAAATCTGAAGACATCTTTCTTGATCTTTTTGAGGATGAGTTTAATGAAATGcgcaaaacaaatttgaatgtaGAATTTTTGTGTATGGATTCAACGATACTCTTACCACCGACTGGCACTCCACTGACGGGCATCAATTTCACACGCCGTCTACCATGCGGTGAAGTGGAAAAAGCGCGTCGCGCTATACGTGTTTTCTTTCTGCTACGCCGTACATGCCAAcagtttttaaatgagaaagaaACATTGCTGCCCTTGACAAACACTATGCATTTAGTGCAGGTTGACAACGTACTGGACTTAA ATAACAGCGACTTGATTGCCTGCACTGTTATCACCAAGGACAGCACCAAGCAGCGACGATTTCTTGTCATAGATTCGCTGCAACTAATACTCGTTGAGCCAGATGCCAAATTGCTTGGCTGGGGTGTAGCTAAATTTGTGGGCTTCCTGCAGGATGTTGAGGTGGTGGGCGACAAGGATGATTCGCGCTGCCTGCACATCACTGTACATCGTGGCGGCGCGACGCACAATCGTACGCCGCTACTATCAGCGAAATTCCTATTCGACGATCACATACGCTGCATGGCTGCGAAGCAAAGGTTAACGAAG GGCCGCAGCAAGGCACGTCAGAAGAAAATGTACCAAATTGCGCAACTCATCGAAATACCGGGCCAAGTAATCGACTCGCCCGTCTATGCCGTGGCTGGCCTTCGTGCTGGTAGCGTCGCTAGCAGCAGTTCTCGTTCTTCACGCGAACACCGTCCCATATTGTCCACAGCGAATCGTGTACCCGGCTTTGCTGCAGCTTTAAAACGTGAATCAAACAATAGCGGCGGCGTGTGCCGCATACAAATGGCGCAGAATCGTTCCATTGAAGG CTCACAATCATCAACATCACAAACGCGTGAATCAAATGGATCGACAGCACGCGAACATTCGCCTAGCAGTTCGTCACAGTCGCGTGAGAATTCACAGAATCGGGCCTCAACACGTTCGCGTGATAGTAGTCCGCGCGTACCCAGACCACG TTCTGAAGAAATTCCACTTGAGGACTTTCAACATTCGCGTAACAACAGTCCACATTCACGTGCAAACTCCTCACATGTTAATACGCCAACACGTGCACACACGCCGTCACGCGCATTAAATTATGAGCAGATCGCTATTCCGGTGCATAATGGTATACCGCGCGAGACGCATTCCCCGGCGCCGCTGCACGCGTCACAGCTAAATGGTGTTGCTATTGCGAAGGAAGTTGTAGTACCCGTTGCCAACTCTGAGGAGACATCGTTCATTGGCAGCGAGGAAGGAGCGTCGAGTGATCAAAGACGGCGGGGCATTATCGAAACAGTATAA